The following coding sequences lie in one Crassostrea angulata isolate pt1a10 chromosome 10, ASM2561291v2, whole genome shotgun sequence genomic window:
- the LOC128165753 gene encoding cilia- and flagella-associated protein 57-like, producing the protein MSIAVAMARHIFGLKQGVSGNICYHDEQTIVYPAGANCILFNIDQKSQKFIAGTPGSEGMTALTVSPNRRYVAIAEKGEKPVITIYDLHSLRKRKVLSSSEFVKSNEYVSLAFSPDSKYLVAQSGKPDYTLLYWTWEKSKVMAVQKTSNPNTNAPVYQVSFNPQDNTQLCVVGNGIFKHFRYHEGALKPFLNFQKMEAHNYLCHAWVSDERVVVGTDTGHLFLFEQGEAKNEFNPVQHKDEKKTGDEDADSLATIIPQVTAIVAYSKGFACACGPGTVHLYEKTDDKEYFKKTREIKIPPDSNSADPTSAQKQIITCLTVSPSEETLVASTNHSQLYYITLPSADLGRSDGDQIYFETLAQSFHNGQVLGLDVCIRKPLIATCSSDKSVRIWNYETCNLELYREFPEEALSIALHPSGLYILVGFSDKLRLMNLLIDDIRTFKEFPMRTCKECAFSNGGHLFAAVTSNIIQIFSTTTFESVSNLKGHSGRVKAITWFPDDSKIVSCGMDGAVYEWDPYSGKRTGDCVLKSCSYYGVATSPDGKNTFAVGSDKTLKEITLAEANILRQVETQETILSSIAMSHSGRMLFCGTTKGTLWSMKFPLNVPGEWTEHQGHGAAITKMKISYDDQYLITVAEDASIILWKIQDKDGRGLKRDKDFGWAEEILITKSDLEEKNTMMADLKTRVEELKSENEYQLRLKDMSYNDKIKELTEKFIQEMEALKTKNQVLKTEKDKEEMKHEEEMQEIMEKHAKETQDMESANNQKLMLEYEKFQEMQSKMMKMQEEYERQLIEKEESKQRDMERQTEYYETKLQEMTAKLEQANDESREQNKEYEETKKQIEEDSDREILDIKNNYEIQLRREREENIKLKGETGIMKKKFISQQREIDDHKEEINRFKSEVSKLNGEKEKMKKDIQGLRKEIVERDDTIQDKEKRIYDLKKKNQELEKFKFVLDYKIKELKKQIEPRENDIKQMKDQIQEMESELERFHKQNTQLELSIKELTQKLKATDKEMHLEREKVHDIKAKLKQFKTDLHNCVGYIQDPKMLKETIKALYAKHVRDDITESASVDADIQKEYSRQREHLERSVASLRKKLAKDSEIHRADNVRIMQENVSLIKEINDLRRELKIARTQIHDLEAALGMHSKKNKNDTAAVAAFSSKGPSALMQSEMEEKNKIIDMQKLEIKRLRMEITDIEMGSRPPSSQRLPPVQPAIESVG; encoded by the exons ATGTCGATTGCCGTAGCAATGGCTAGGCACATCTTTGGCCTAAAGCAAGGTGTGTCTGGCAACATTTGCTACCATGATGAACAAACCATTGTGTATCCTGCTGGAGCCAACTGTATTCTGTTCAACATCGATCAGAAATCTCAGAAGTTTATCGCTGGAACGCCAGGGAGCGAAGGAATGACAGCTCTGACTGTTAGTCCCAATCGCAGATATGTTGCTATTGCAGAAAAGGGAGAGAAACCTGTCATTACTATCTATGATCTTCACAGCCTGCGTAAGAGGAAGGTTTTGAGCTCTTCAGAGTTCGTGAAATCCAATGAGTATGTCAGCCTGGCTTTTTCACCAGATTCCAAATATCTGGTGGCACAGAGTGGAAAGCCGGATTACACTCTTCTATACTGGACATGGGAGAAAAGCAAAGTTATGGCTGTCCAGAAGACATCCAACCCGAATACAAATGCTCCAGTGTACCAA GTTAGTTTTAACCCTCAAGATAACACTCAACTTTGCGTTGTCGGAAATGGAATTTTCAAGCACTTCAGGTACCATGAGGGTGCTTTGAAGCCATTCCTAAACTTCCAGAAAATGGAAGCACACAACTACTTGTGTCATGCCTGGGTGTCCGATGAGAGAGTTGTTGTTGGCACAGACACTGGCCACTTGTTCCTATTTGAACAGGGAGAAGCTAAGAATGAGTTTAACCCTGTACAACATAAAGATGAAAA GAAAACTGGGGACGAGGATGCAGATTCTCTGGCTACCATTATTCCACAAGTAACTGCCATTGTGGCCTACTCCAAGGGATTTGCATGTGCCTGTGGACCTGGAACTGTTCATCTTTATGAGAAAACAGATGATAAAGAGTATTTCAAGAAAACAAGAGAAATTAAG ATTCCACCAGACAGTAACAGTGCTGATCCCACCAGTGCCCAAAAGCAGATCATTACCTGTCTGACAGTCAGTCCATCCGAAGAGACACTGGTCGCCAGTACAAATCACAGCCAGCTCTATTACATTACACTCCCAAGTGCTGATCTAGGCAGG AGTGATGGAGACCAGATTTACTTTGAGACCTTGGCTCAGTCATTCCACAATGGACAGGTCCTAGGATTAGATGTCTGCATCAGGAAACCCCTAATTGCCACCTGCTCATCAGACAAGTCTGTCAGAATCTGGAACTATGAAACCTG CAATCTGGAGCTATACAGAGAATTTCCAGAAGAGGCTTTGAGTATTGCTCTTCACCCATCTGGATTATACATCCTGGTTGGATTCAGCGACAAACTCCGCTTGATGAACCTATTGATAGATGACATCAGAACATTCAAAGAATTCCCCATGCGCACATGCAAAGAG TGTGCATTCAGCAATGGAGGACATCTCTTTGCAGCTGTTACAAGCAATATCATTCAAATTTTCTCTACCACCACCTTTGAAAGTGTCTCCAACCTAAAAGGTCACAGTGGAAGGGTCAAGGCCATCACCTGGTTCCCTGACGACAGTAAGATAGTGTCCTGTGGTATGGATGGTGCAGTCTATGAGTGGGATCCTTACTCCGGAAAACGCACTGGAGACTGTGTGCTCAAGTCCTGCAGTTACTATGGTGTGGCTACCTCACCCGATGGAAAAAACACGTTTGCTGTTGGTTCTGACAAGACACTGAAAGAGATAACACTGGCAGAGGCAAAT ATCCTGAGGCAAGTTGAGACCCAGGAAACAATACTGAGCAGCATTGCCATGTCTCACTCTGGTCGCATGTTGTTCTGCGGTACCACCAAGGGAACACTGTGGTCCATGAAGTTCCCACTGAATGTTCCAGGAGAGTGGACGGAACACCAGGGACACGGTGCAGCCATCACCAAG ATGAAGATTTCTTATGATGACCAGTACCTGATCACAGTGGCTGAAGATGCCTCCATTATTCTGTGGAAGATTCAGGACAAAGATGGCCGAGGGTTGAAGAGAGACAAGGATTTTGGATGGGCTGAGGAAATTCTGATTACCAAGAGTGATCTGGAGGAGAAG AATACTATGATGGCTGATTTGAAAACGCGTGTGGAGGAGTTGAAGTCTGAGAATGAGTATCAGCTGAGACTGAAGGACATGAGCTACAACGACAAGATCAAAGAGCTCACTGAGAAATTCATTCAGGAAATGGAGGCTCTCAAGACAAAAAATCAG GTGCTGAAAACAGAAAAGGACAAAGAGGAGATGAAACATGAAGAAGAAATGCAAGAAATCATGGAAAAACATGCCAAAGAGACACAAGATATGG AGTCTGCCAATAACCAGAAGCTGATGCTGGAGTATGAGAAGTTCCAGGAGATGCAGAGTAAGATGATGAAGATGCAGGAGGAGTATGAGCGTCAGCTGATCGAGAAGGAGGAGAGTAAACAAAGGGACATGGAGCGGCAGACCGAGTACTATGAGACCAAGCTACAGGAGATGACCGCCAAACTAGAACAG GCTAATGATGAATCCCGTGAACAAAACAAAGAGTATGAGGAGACAAAAAAACAGATTGAGGAGGACTCGGATAGGGAAATCTTGGATATCAAAAATAATTACGAGATTCAGCTCCGCAGAGAACGGGAGGAGAACATCAAACTGAAGGGAGAAACTGGCATCATGAAGAAGAAG TTCATTAGCCAGCAGCGTGAAATTGATGACCACAAAGAGGAAATCAACAGATTCAAATCTGAGGTGTCTAAACTGAATGGTGAGAAGGAGAAGATGAAGAAAGATATTCAGGGACTCCGAAAGGAGATTGTGGAGAGAGATGACACTATCCAAGacaaa GAAAAGAGAATTTATGACTTGAAAAAGAAGAACCAGGAATTGGAAAAGTTCAAGTTTGTGCTGGATTATAAGATCAAGGAGTTGAAAAAACAGATTGAGCCCAGGGAAAATGATATCAAACAAATGAAAGACCAGATTCAGGAG ATGGAAAGTGAGTTGGAGAGATTCCACAAACAGAACACTCAGTTGGAACTGAGCATCAAAGAACTGACTCAGAAATTGAAAGCAACAGACAAGGAGATGCACTTAGAAAGAGAAAAG GTGCATGATATCAAAGCCAAACTAAAGCAGTTCAAAACAGATCTCCATAACTGTGTGGGCTACATTCAGGATCCTAAGATGCTGAAGGAGACCATCAAAGCCTTGTATGCCAAGCATGTCAGAGATGACATT acTGAGTCTGCCAGTGTTGATGCAGACATTCAGAAGGAGTACAGTCGCCAGCGAGAGCATTTAGAAAGATCTGTAGCCTCCCTTCGTAAGAAGTTGGCGAAAGATTCGGAAATCCATAGAGCTGACAATGTCCGCATTATGCAG GAAAATGTCTCATTAATTAAAGAAATCAATGATTTGAGGAGAGAACTAAAAATAGCAAGGACGCAGATCCATGATCTGGAGGCTGCTCTGGGAATGCACAGCAAGAAGAACAAGAACGACACCGCAGCAGTGGCTGCTTTCTCTTCAAAGGGACCCAGTGCTCTCATGCAGTCCGAAATGGAagaaaagaacaaaattattGACATGCAGAAGTTAGAAATAAAGAGACTGAGAATGGAAATCACTGACATTGAAATGGGCTCTCGTCCCCCCTCCTCTCAAAGACTGCCACCTGTCCAGCCCGCCATTGAAAGTGTAGGCTGA
- the LOC128165756 gene encoding cytochrome c oxidase assembly factor 7-like: MSRGNSEYDLRDENQVKEYLKNVLVEYQFSCFKEKDPTGCHRLGYFHGYVDKDKPDSIDNAKRVFKMNCEENKFGQSCDSLAAIYLNEKKYVFQKEARDDILKYFQNACEYGYYTACKNVGVLMLEKHVLWEDYHDTKKGREYLDLACEKKNVGACYILQRLLSKRAPERALGYAVRGCELDDIKSCQTAYQMYLKGIGIEKDSEKAQFYKERMEYIFRNHIATKPDESVRVTM, encoded by the exons ATGTCTCGAGGAAACTCAGAATATGACCTACGAGATGAAAACCAAGTGAAAGAGTACTTAAAGAATGTCTTGGTTGAATATCAGTTTAGTTGTTTTAAAGAGAAAGACCCTACAG GATGTCACAGATTAGGATACTTCCATGGTTATGTCGACAAGGATAAACCTGACTCTATCGATAATGCAAAACGAGTATTCAAAATGAACTGTGAGGAAAACAAGTTCGGACAAAGCTGTGATTCCTTGGCTGCTATTTACCTTAATGAAAAAAAGT ATGTATTTCAAAAAGAAGCACGAGATGACATcctcaaatattttcaaaatgcctGTGAGTATGGATATTACACAGCTTGTAAAAACGTAGGAGTTTTGATGCTGGAAAAGCATGTTCTATGGGAAGACTATCATGACACCAAAAAAGGAAGAGAATATCTTGATCTGGCGTGTGAAAAGAAAAACGTAGGCGCTTGTTACATTCTTCAAAGACTTTTAAGCAAGAGAGCTCCGGAAAGGGCTTTAGGTTATGCAGTGAGAGGCTGCGAGTTAGACGATATCAAATCTTGTCAAACTGCTTACCAGATGTACCTCAAAGGCATTGGAATAGAGAAAGACTCAGAAAAAGctcaattttacaaagaaaGAATGGAATACATTTTCAGAAACCATATTGCTACGAAGCCCGATGAGTCTGTAAGAGTGACTATGTAA